One genomic region from Bacillus aquiflavi encodes:
- a CDS encoding DODA-type extradiol aromatic ring-opening family dioxygenase: MPALFVSHGAPTLAIENNEYTKCLQELGKSYPKPKAIVVFSAHWESSILSVSVTDEIYETIYDFMGFPAELYQIDYRARGDKQIAEKIIGLFGENGLQVRGNKTRGLDHGVWVILKHMYPEADIPVINISVSPNLQPKEQYLIGHALQQLREDNVLIIGSGGITHNLREIGWGETEPYQWSFEFDSWVIDQVLKWDTKSLFNYEEEAPHAKRAVPRNEHFIPLFMAMGSADNMKKASIIYRGYRYGSLSMIVFKFH; this comes from the coding sequence ATGCCAGCTTTATTTGTAAGTCACGGTGCGCCAACTTTAGCGATTGAAAATAATGAGTATACGAAATGTTTACAGGAACTCGGAAAATCTTATCCGAAGCCAAAGGCAATTGTCGTTTTTTCTGCACATTGGGAAAGCAGTATATTATCGGTCAGTGTAACGGATGAAATTTATGAGACGATCTATGATTTTATGGGTTTCCCAGCTGAATTATATCAAATTGACTATCGTGCAAGAGGAGATAAACAAATAGCAGAAAAAATAATCGGTTTGTTTGGGGAAAATGGACTTCAAGTACGAGGAAATAAAACGCGCGGACTTGACCACGGTGTTTGGGTGATTTTAAAGCATATGTATCCCGAAGCGGATATTCCAGTCATTAATATTTCTGTAAGTCCAAATTTACAACCTAAAGAGCAATATTTGATTGGTCATGCATTACAGCAATTACGTGAAGACAATGTTTTAATTATTGGCAGTGGAGGAATTACGCATAACCTTCGTGAAATTGGTTGGGGGGAAACCGAGCCGTATCAGTGGTCATTTGAGTTTGATAGTTGGGTTATTGATCAAGTCCTTAAATGGGATACGAAGTCTCTATTTAATTATGAAGAAGAAGCACCGCATGCGAAACGGGCAGTTCCGCGAAATGAACACTTCATCCCATTATTTATGGCGATGGGAAGCGCAGACAATATGAAAAAGGCAAGTATTATTTATCGGGGTTATCGATATGGTTCGTTAAGTATGATTGTGTTTAAATTCCATTAA
- the ftsE gene encoding cell division ATP-binding protein FtsE, which yields MIEMQDVYKKYPNGVTAINGINIKIEKGEFVYIVGPSGAGKSTFIKMMYREEKATSGTIIVNDINLSKLKSSKVPLLRRNIGVVFQDFKLLPTLTVYENIAFALEVIEEHPDVIEDRVMNVLELVGLKHKAKMLPTELSGGEEQRISIARSIVNSPKVVIADEPTGNLDPETSWGIMNILEEINANGTTILMATRNKEIVNTIRHRVIAIEGGKIVRDDERGDYGYED from the coding sequence ATGATTGAAATGCAAGACGTATATAAAAAATACCCTAACGGCGTTACTGCTATAAACGGAATTAATATTAAGATTGAAAAAGGCGAGTTTGTTTATATCGTAGGTCCAAGCGGGGCAGGGAAATCTACTTTTATTAAAATGATGTACAGAGAAGAGAAAGCAACTAGTGGAACGATTATAGTCAACGATATTAATTTGTCTAAATTAAAATCAAGCAAAGTGCCGTTATTACGCAGAAACATCGGTGTTGTTTTCCAAGATTTTAAGCTGTTGCCAACTTTAACAGTATATGAAAATATTGCCTTTGCACTCGAGGTAATCGAGGAGCATCCAGACGTTATAGAGGATCGTGTCATGAATGTTCTTGAACTAGTCGGTTTAAAGCACAAAGCTAAAATGCTTCCGACTGAGCTCTCTGGAGGAGAAGAACAGAGAATCTCAATTGCTAGATCAATCGTCAACTCACCAAAAGTAGTGATTGCGGATGAACCTACTGGAAACCTTGATCCTGAAACTTCTTGGGGCATTATGAACATCCTTGAAGAAATTAATGCAAATGGGACAACCATTCTAATGGCGACGCGTAATAAAGAAATTGTTAATACGATTAGACATCGTGTTATTGCAATCGAAGGCGGCAAGATTGTCCGAGATGACGAGCGGGGTGACTATGGCTATGAAGATTAG
- the ftsX gene encoding permease-like cell division protein FtsX, with protein MKIRTVRRHFRESFKSLGRNGWMTFASVSAVTVTLILVGVFYSIMMNLNNVAKSIEEDVEIRVHVDLAANEEDQQALQKKIEQISEVKSVQYSSKSEELDHLITSFGEEGEAFKLFEQDNPLMDVFVVKAKNPNDTMKVSKKIEELEYVNKVKYGQEEVEKLFKVVELSRNVGLVLIIGLLFTAAFLISNTIKLTILARQKEIEIMRLVGATNAFIRWPFFLEGLWIGILGSIIPIATVATAYYYSYDYIKPKLEGHFIQVLEFTPFIYQVSAILVLMGALIGIWGSLMSVRKFLKI; from the coding sequence ATGAAGATTAGAACCGTAAGACGTCATTTCAGGGAAAGTTTTAAAAGTTTAGGACGGAACGGCTGGATGACCTTTGCTTCTGTCAGCGCTGTAACCGTAACGCTCATTTTAGTTGGGGTCTTTTACAGTATCATGATGAACCTTAACAATGTAGCCAAAAGTATTGAGGAAGATGTAGAGATCCGCGTTCACGTTGATTTAGCTGCAAATGAGGAAGACCAGCAAGCTTTACAAAAAAAGATTGAACAAATTTCTGAAGTAAAATCGGTTCAATACTCTTCAAAATCAGAAGAACTTGACCATTTAATTACAAGCTTTGGCGAAGAAGGGGAAGCGTTCAAACTCTTTGAACAAGATAATCCACTTATGGATGTGTTCGTTGTAAAGGCGAAAAATCCTAATGATACAATGAAAGTTTCCAAGAAAATTGAAGAGCTGGAATATGTCAATAAAGTAAAGTATGGTCAAGAAGAAGTTGAAAAGCTATTCAAAGTAGTTGAACTAAGCCGAAATGTCGGTCTTGTGCTAATTATAGGTTTGTTGTTTACAGCCGCATTTTTAATTTCAAATACAATTAAATTGACGATTTTAGCAAGACAAAAGGAAATTGAAATTATGAGATTAGTAGGTGCGACAAATGCCTTTATCCGCTGGCCTTTCTTTTTAGAAGGATTATGGATAGGTATTTTAGGTTCAATCATACCGATTGCGACCGTTGCTACAGCTTACTATTATTCATATGATTACATTAAACCAAAATTAGAAGGTCACTTTATTCAAGTATTAGAATTTACTCCATTTATTTATCAAGTATCAGCCATTCTCGTTTTAATGGGAGCGTTAATTGGAATTTGGGGTAGTTTAATGTCAGTTAGAAAATTTTTAAAGATTTAA
- a CDS encoding S41 family peptidase, giving the protein MKRKWVAFLMACSLLTGAGGTYVGMSWLKKDVENHSELERKSAQYGTEKSSTTDTSEDELKKVEQAYDLILNEFVEKVEKEQLVEGAIQGMLSTLEDPYSVYMDKETSQQFNDSLDSSFEGIGAEVSMVDGKVIIVSPFKDSPAEKSGLKPKDQILSIDGESIEGLDLYEATLKIRGEKGTVVKLEILRNGLIEPITVEVVRDEIPYETVFSDIMKENDKKIGYIELTSFSKNTAADFKKHLKTLEKKKIDGLLIDVRGNPGGLLSSVEEILKELVTDSKPYVQTETRNGEKSRYFSSLKKPKSYPVAVLIDNGSASASEIMAGALKEAGGYDLIGEKTFGKGTVQQEVQMGDGSSIKLTLLKWLTPDGNWIHKKGIEPTIEVSQPEIFHVHPVQVEKELKKDMNNEQVKNAQEILKGLGFEPGRVDGYFSEQTETAVRAFQKQKGLNTSGTIDEKTAGALEETVFEEVRNRKKRKNDIQLNTAVKVLSQ; this is encoded by the coding sequence ATGAAGCGAAAATGGGTTGCATTTTTAATGGCATGTTCACTGCTAACAGGTGCTGGCGGTACATATGTCGGTATGAGTTGGTTGAAAAAGGATGTTGAAAATCATTCTGAGTTAGAGCGAAAATCAGCTCAGTATGGAACCGAAAAATCCAGCACAACTGACACAAGTGAAGATGAATTAAAAAAGGTTGAACAAGCTTACGATTTGATTTTAAATGAGTTTGTTGAAAAGGTAGAAAAGGAGCAGCTAGTCGAAGGGGCAATTCAGGGGATGTTATCAACTCTCGAAGATCCGTACTCAGTTTATATGGATAAAGAAACATCGCAACAGTTTAATGATTCTCTTGACTCTTCATTTGAAGGAATTGGGGCCGAAGTAAGCATGGTAGATGGCAAAGTCATTATTGTTTCACCGTTTAAAGATTCGCCAGCTGAAAAATCAGGATTAAAGCCGAAAGATCAAATATTATCAATTGATGGAGAATCAATAGAAGGACTGGATCTTTATGAAGCTACCTTAAAAATTCGTGGAGAAAAAGGAACGGTAGTCAAGCTTGAAATTTTACGTAATGGATTAATAGAACCGATTACAGTAGAGGTTGTCCGTGATGAAATTCCATATGAGACTGTTTTTTCAGATATTATGAAAGAAAACGATAAAAAAATTGGTTATATTGAATTAACATCTTTTTCAAAAAATACGGCAGCTGATTTTAAAAAGCATTTAAAGACATTAGAGAAAAAGAAAATTGATGGACTTTTAATAGATGTGCGCGGAAACCCCGGCGGTCTACTTTCCAGTGTGGAAGAAATATTAAAAGAACTTGTGACTGATAGTAAACCATACGTTCAGACAGAAACACGTAATGGAGAAAAAAGTCGTTACTTTTCCAGCTTAAAAAAACCAAAAAGTTATCCAGTCGCTGTTTTAATTGATAATGGAAGTGCTTCAGCTTCCGAAATTATGGCAGGTGCTTTAAAAGAAGCGGGGGGCTACGATTTAATTGGTGAAAAGACATTTGGAAAAGGGACTGTCCAACAGGAAGTACAAATGGGGGATGGAAGCAGTATAAAACTTACTTTATTAAAATGGCTTACACCTGATGGGAACTGGATTCATAAAAAGGGAATCGAGCCGACAATCGAAGTTTCTCAGCCTGAAATATTTCATGTTCATCCAGTTCAAGTAGAAAAAGAGTTAAAAAAGGATATGAACAATGAGCAAGTGAAGAATGCACAGGAAATTTTAAAAGGTTTAGGTTTTGAGCCAGGTCGTGTAGACGGATACTTTAGTGAACAAACTGAGACAGCTGTTCGAGCGTTCCAAAAGCAAAAAGGTTTGAATACGAGCGGAACAATCGACGAGAAAACAGCAGGAGCGCTTGAAGAAACTGTTTTTGAAGAAGTTCGTAATCGAAAAAAACGAAAAAACGATATTCAACTAAACACGGCTGTGAAAGTATTAAGTCAGTGA
- a CDS encoding PDZ domain-containing protein encodes MIEAWLIEILRGTSKIFLHPVFYFSIILAGLLGIRRVKRERRDFNTRIHDAYLELRYLFSIGILVGLFISIVTLVVGIPVPFAAIILIGLFTVLFSLTTHIRLLSPAYTVGFAFFALIFIGNQEGLTIPFFQTSFSAIDEKVYPSVALLLALLIIGEAILILKKGSKKTSPKLVKSKRGFQVGIHEAKRLWVVPVFLLIPGDPLQAMSWWPVFSIGDTTYSIFLVPFAVGFSQKIQGMLPKESIRFYGLRIIWLGLIATGLAIVGYFVPIVSIITVALIIIGRATITLLQRLKEETLPFYYSRQNQGLMILDIIPDSPAYRMALKTGELITKVNGIAVQDEKGFYEALQRNGAYCKLEVFDVNGQVRFVQRALYEGDHYELGILFIEEKKWDQAAGE; translated from the coding sequence TTGATAGAAGCATGGTTAATAGAAATTTTAAGAGGAACAAGTAAAATTTTTCTCCATCCCGTGTTCTATTTTTCCATTATTTTAGCAGGATTATTAGGAATTCGACGTGTAAAACGGGAAAGACGGGATTTTAACACTCGCATTCACGATGCTTATTTAGAATTGCGCTATTTGTTTTCAATTGGTATTTTAGTAGGCTTATTTATTTCAATCGTTACGTTAGTTGTAGGGATTCCAGTACCGTTTGCTGCCATTATTTTAATCGGATTGTTTACAGTGTTGTTTAGCTTAACGACTCATATACGCTTGCTTTCTCCAGCGTATACTGTAGGTTTCGCCTTTTTTGCCCTCATCTTCATCGGGAATCAAGAAGGATTGACAATTCCTTTCTTTCAAACATCCTTTTCGGCTATCGATGAAAAAGTTTATCCTTCTGTAGCATTATTATTAGCTCTGCTCATTATTGGAGAAGCTATTCTCATATTAAAAAAAGGCAGTAAAAAAACGTCTCCCAAACTCGTAAAGAGCAAGCGTGGTTTTCAAGTTGGGATTCATGAAGCGAAAAGGCTTTGGGTTGTTCCGGTGTTTCTGCTAATCCCTGGTGATCCCTTACAGGCGATGTCGTGGTGGCCTGTCTTTTCAATAGGAGACACTACATATTCTATTTTTTTAGTACCGTTTGCAGTTGGTTTTTCTCAGAAAATACAAGGAATGCTCCCTAAAGAATCAATTCGCTTTTATGGATTAAGGATTATTTGGCTAGGTCTCATTGCGACAGGATTAGCAATCGTTGGTTACTTTGTTCCAATTGTTTCGATTATTACTGTTGCTTTGATTATTATTGGCCGGGCGACTATTACACTGCTTCAGCGGTTGAAAGAAGAAACGTTGCCTTTTTATTATTCAAGACAAAATCAAGGCTTAATGATTTTAGATATTATTCCAGACTCTCCTGCATACAGAATGGCATTAAAGACAGGAGAACTAATTACGAAAGTAAATGGGATCGCTGTACAAGATGAAAAGGGCTTTTATGAAGCACTGCAACGCAACGGAGCTTATTGCAAACTTGAAGTATTTGATGTTAACGGTCAAGTCCGTTTCGTCCAGCGCGCTCTTTATGAAGGCGATCATTATGAACTCGGCATTTTGTTTATAGAAGAAAAAAAGTGGGATCAAGCAGCCGGGGAATGA
- a CDS encoding DUF1450 domain-containing protein, producing the protein MKPIIEFCLSNLGTYSYKAFEILEKDSNLDLVEYSCTSNCELCAESIFCLVNGEPVTGNDPEDLVKNVYLYLEENPMF; encoded by the coding sequence GTGAAGCCAATCATCGAGTTTTGTCTTAGTAATTTAGGTACTTATTCATATAAAGCATTTGAAATACTGGAAAAAGATTCGAATCTTGATTTAGTAGAGTATTCTTGTACATCAAATTGTGAGCTATGTGCAGAATCTATTTTTTGTTTAGTTAATGGCGAGCCTGTTACTGGAAATGATCCAGAAGACTTAGTGAAAAATGTTTATTTATATTTAGAGGAAAACCCGATGTTTTAA
- a CDS encoding murein hydrolase activator EnvC family protein, producing the protein MKRSVLTFTIAATVGFSSLIAGDTASAESLKDLQSKRNKVQQDRSGVNADINKADLEIKRLQAEQEKIKQEIQRIDTSINETNEKIAEKNKQIEDKTKEIEKLKGDISDLVARIDKRNELLKDRARSFQEGGGAVSYLDVLLGAKSFSDFIDRVGAVNTIMEADQDILTQHKEDQQTLEELQKKMEDELAQLETMRSELQEMQKTLEKQRAEKDAFMAKLKVQEQQTEQEKLSLKEEEEILAAQEAAIQQAIQLEEKRLEEEAKRRAEAEAAARAQAQAQAKEQGNGQAQASAKAQPKSSGGNNGGGGKNVSAAPPVSSGIFTRPASGYISSYYGPRWGGFHRGIDIAKRGTVPVVAAADGVVIRSYYSDSYGHAVFISHSINGKVYTTVYAHLDSRFVQDDQRVSKGQFIGYMGNTGDSRGQHLHFEIHEGPWNGSKSNAVDPL; encoded by the coding sequence TTGAAACGTTCGGTTCTAACATTTACAATCGCAGCAACAGTTGGTTTTAGTAGTTTAATAGCAGGAGATACAGCTTCTGCAGAGTCATTGAAAGATTTGCAATCGAAGAGAAATAAAGTTCAACAAGATCGTTCAGGTGTAAATGCAGATATTAATAAGGCAGATTTAGAAATAAAGCGTCTGCAAGCTGAGCAAGAAAAGATTAAACAAGAAATTCAACGGATTGATACATCAATTAACGAAACGAATGAAAAAATTGCAGAGAAAAATAAACAAATCGAAGACAAAACTAAAGAAATTGAAAAGCTTAAAGGCGACATTTCTGATCTAGTTGCCCGAATTGACAAACGAAATGAACTGTTAAAAGATCGCGCTCGTTCATTCCAAGAAGGCGGCGGGGCAGTTAGCTATTTAGATGTTCTGCTTGGCGCTAAAAGCTTTAGTGATTTTATTGATCGTGTTGGTGCAGTTAACACGATTATGGAAGCAGATCAAGATATTTTAACACAGCATAAAGAAGACCAACAAACATTAGAAGAATTACAAAAGAAAATGGAAGATGAGCTTGCTCAATTAGAGACTATGCGCAGCGAGCTTCAAGAAATGCAAAAAACTTTAGAAAAACAACGTGCTGAAAAAGATGCATTTATGGCGAAACTGAAGGTTCAAGAACAGCAAACGGAACAAGAAAAGCTCTCTTTAAAAGAGGAAGAGGAGATTTTAGCTGCCCAAGAAGCAGCAATCCAACAAGCGATTCAATTAGAAGAAAAGCGTCTTGAGGAAGAAGCGAAGCGCCGTGCAGAAGCTGAAGCAGCAGCAAGAGCACAAGCTCAGGCTCAAGCAAAGGAACAAGGGAACGGACAAGCCCAAGCTTCAGCTAAAGCTCAACCAAAGAGCAGCGGCGGAAATAATGGTGGAGGCGGCAAAAATGTTTCAGCTGCACCACCGGTTTCAAGCGGGATTTTTACAAGACCAGCTAGTGGGTATATATCATCTTATTATGGACCTCGTTGGGGTGGTTTCCATAGAGGAATTGATATTGCAAAGCGTGGTACTGTTCCAGTCGTTGCTGCTGCAGATGGAGTTGTGATTCGCTCTTACTATTCGGATAGTTACGGTCATGCTGTGTTTATTTCTCACTCTATTAATGGAAAAGTTTACACAACCGTTTATGCTCATCTCGATAGTAGATTTGTTCAGGATGATCAGCGGGTTTCAAAAGGACAGTTTATCGGTTACATGGGTAATACAGGAGATTCTAGAGGACAGCATTTACACTTTGAGATTCATGAAGGACCATGGAATGGATCAAAATCTAATGCCGTCGATCCGCTTTAA
- the cccB gene encoding cytochrome c551, with the protein MKKKLLALLMGTSLVLVACGGNDKEDNKKMTESKNEGTTTETAEAGDAEKFYETKCLSCHGGNLEGGVGPALNDVGARLSKDEIEKVITDGRGSMPGGLLKGDEASQVADWLAAKK; encoded by the coding sequence GTGAAGAAAAAGCTTTTAGCATTATTAATGGGCACGTCTCTAGTATTAGTTGCTTGTGGTGGAAATGACAAGGAAGACAACAAAAAAATGACTGAAAGTAAAAATGAAGGAACAACAACGGAAACTGCAGAAGCTGGTGACGCTGAAAAGTTTTATGAAACTAAATGCTTAAGCTGTCACGGAGGTAATCTTGAAGGCGGTGTGGGTCCAGCATTAAATGATGTTGGTGCTAGATTGTCAAAAGACGAAATTGAAAAAGTTATTACTGATGGAAGAGGTTCAATGCCTGGTGGCTTATTAAAAGGCGATGAAGCTTCTCAAGTTGCTGACTGGTTAGCAGCAAAGAAATAA
- a CDS encoding esterase/lipase family protein, whose translation MKKKIFLLLLACLLALPLNSLAGSFKGDPKGEPGEWYLGLTPENVDPAKSPIVFVHGFNSSSHTWWEGNDMYDIAYQNGYETAFIDLYPYKNMWDNGALLAEKLREIYNHFGKKLVVVAHSKGGIDTQTALVHYNAYPYVNRVITLGSPHHGSQIADLAYSSWAGWLADILGSKNDATYSLQTGYMANFRNDTDRHSNVSRIPFYTFAGTSWGSFGGALYWGGLYLRQFGQNDGLVTVASSRLPYATEIKVDKWDHSTIRKGSSTFSLFQSYLGANSINSAAFTAHSADLSLNEAATSYIHGGKYNGRKNEQFLVEDGVDKITVNWLSDQKSTNLTLQSPSNKKYGEFKVNEITEGVFKGAYEHTLEILKPEVGQWNLAAKQLRENYLLNVHYDSDINQEIEVDINANKKPTVSINSKNNNAGPKNLKADVHVKYMKNNRTAPKQMNLLKQENQQSLSFTDFGEGVYNFTIDVNGVTENGQPFNRSIVKSVYIDSKGNLFEN comes from the coding sequence ATGAAGAAAAAAATTTTTTTGTTATTGCTTGCCTGTCTTCTTGCACTTCCACTAAATTCTTTGGCCGGTTCATTTAAAGGTGATCCTAAAGGTGAACCAGGTGAATGGTATCTCGGTTTAACACCAGAAAATGTTGATCCTGCAAAGTCTCCAATCGTTTTTGTTCACGGTTTTAACAGTTCTTCGCACACTTGGTGGGAAGGCAATGACATGTACGATATTGCCTATCAAAATGGTTATGAAACTGCATTTATTGATCTTTATCCATATAAAAACATGTGGGATAATGGTGCATTATTAGCAGAAAAGCTTCGAGAAATTTACAATCATTTTGGAAAAAAACTAGTTGTCGTTGCGCATAGTAAAGGTGGAATTGATACTCAAACTGCTCTAGTACATTATAATGCTTATCCTTATGTAAATAGAGTTATTACACTCGGCTCTCCTCATCATGGCTCACAAATCGCTGATCTTGCTTATAGCAGTTGGGCTGGATGGCTAGCAGATATTTTAGGAAGCAAAAATGACGCCACTTATTCGTTGCAAACAGGCTATATGGCGAATTTCCGAAATGATACCGACCGCCATAGCAATGTTTCACGTATTCCTTTTTACACTTTTGCTGGTACTAGCTGGGGATCTTTTGGCGGTGCTTTATATTGGGGCGGACTCTATTTAAGACAATTTGGACAAAATGATGGTCTAGTTACTGTTGCCAGTTCACGTCTTCCTTACGCCACAGAGATTAAAGTTGACAAATGGGATCATTCAACAATTAGAAAAGGAAGCTCAACGTTTTCATTATTCCAATCATATTTAGGTGCAAACTCTATTAATTCGGCAGCATTTACGGCTCATTCAGCTGACCTTTCTCTGAATGAGGCTGCTACAAGCTATATACATGGAGGAAAGTATAATGGAAGGAAAAATGAACAATTTCTAGTTGAAGATGGAGTTGACAAAATAACAGTTAACTGGTTAAGTGATCAAAAGTCTACAAATCTTACTCTCCAAAGCCCGTCAAATAAAAAGTACGGAGAATTTAAAGTAAATGAAATAACTGAAGGAGTGTTCAAAGGGGCATATGAACATACGCTTGAAATATTAAAGCCAGAGGTAGGTCAATGGAACTTAGCAGCGAAACAATTAAGAGAAAATTATTTATTAAACGTTCATTATGATAGTGATATAAATCAAGAGATTGAAGTAGATATAAATGCAAATAAAAAGCCAACTGTATCTATTAACAGCAAAAATAACAACGCTGGACCAAAAAATCTTAAAGCCGATGTTCACGTAAAATATATGAAAAATAATCGTACTGCTCCAAAGCAGATGAATTTATTAAAACAAGAAAATCAACAATCCCTATCCTTTACAGACTTTGGTGAAGGGGTATATAATTTCACAATTGACGTAAATGGAGTAACAGAAAATGGACAGCCTTTCAATCGCTCCATTGTAAAATCAGTTTATATCGATTCCAAAGGTAATTTGTTTGAAAATTAA
- a CDS encoding superoxide dismutase: MAKFTLPELPYDFHALAPHIDEETMKIHHGKHHNTYVANLNNALKPHPELTEKSLNDLLSNLEAVPESARTAVRNNGGGHANHSLFWTILSPNGGGEPTGELAEAIKKKFGGFAQFKEEFAKAAATRFGSGWAWLVVNNGELEVTSTPNQDTPIMEGKTPILGLDVWEHAYYLNYQNRRPDYINAFWNVVNWEEVAKNYNAAK, translated from the coding sequence ATGGCAAAATTTACATTACCTGAATTACCGTATGACTTTCATGCACTTGCACCACACATTGATGAGGAAACAATGAAAATCCATCATGGCAAACACCATAACACATACGTTGCAAACCTTAACAATGCGTTAAAACCACATCCAGAATTAACTGAAAAAAGCCTAAATGACTTACTGTCAAATCTAGAGGCCGTACCTGAAAGTGCTCGTACAGCGGTTCGAAACAATGGCGGTGGACATGCAAACCATAGTTTATTTTGGACAATTCTTTCTCCTAACGGTGGAGGCGAACCAACTGGCGAATTAGCAGAAGCAATTAAAAAAAAGTTTGGAGGCTTTGCACAATTTAAAGAGGAATTTGCAAAAGCTGCAGCAACTCGCTTCGGATCAGGGTGGGCATGGCTCGTTGTAAATAATGGTGAGCTAGAAGTAACAAGTACACCAAACCAAGACACTCCGATTATGGAAGGAAAAACACCAATTCTTGGATTAGACGTTTGGGAGCATGCATATTACTTAAACTACCAAAACAGACGTCCTGATTACATAAACGCTTTCTGGAACGTTGTGAACTGGGAAGAAGTAGCGAAAAATTACAACGCTGCAAAATAA
- a CDS encoding helix-turn-helix transcriptional regulator, which translates to MLEHMSTRDQLLNLLKTEKRLTVTEMSSQLGITGMAIRRHLNNLEREGYIQTSIVRKNMGRPVQIFSLSQKRENLFPKSYANIAVEFLEDIEAMKGQELVAALFQNREARLEEKYKQRIKSKTFIGRVAELAEIQNESGYMVNWKETSNGVFEFIEHNCPIYDVASKYNQACSCEVSLFKKVLQTGNVEQIHCMVKGGDACQYVFKAEKEA; encoded by the coding sequence ATGTTGGAACATATGTCTACGCGGGATCAGCTTTTGAATCTTTTAAAAACGGAAAAAAGACTTACTGTTACAGAAATGTCTTCTCAACTTGGAATAACAGGTATGGCAATTAGAAGACACTTAAACAATTTAGAAAGAGAAGGATATATTCAAACTTCAATAGTACGGAAAAATATGGGTCGCCCTGTACAAATATTTTCTTTATCACAAAAAAGAGAAAACCTTTTTCCAAAAAGCTATGCAAACATAGCAGTTGAGTTTCTTGAAGATATTGAGGCGATGAAGGGACAAGAATTAGTGGCTGCCTTATTTCAAAATAGAGAAGCTCGTCTTGAGGAGAAATATAAGCAACGTATAAAGTCAAAAACCTTTATCGGGAGAGTAGCCGAGCTAGCAGAGATCCAAAATGAAAGTGGCTATATGGTGAATTGGAAAGAGACAAGCAACGGTGTCTTTGAATTTATTGAACATAATTGTCCAATTTATGACGTTGCAAGTAAGTATAATCAAGCATGTTCCTGTGAAGTATCATTGTTTAAAAAGGTTTTACAAACAGGTAATGTTGAACAAATACATTGCATGGTTAAAGGCGGGGATGCATGCCAATACGTATTTAAAGCTGAAAAGGAAGCATAA
- a CDS encoding peroxiredoxin family protein, with protein MNKRFLSIFIIILAIVIIFMNLWKPSTSEEEAKDIHNSTPKEEEVANEKIPGVDLSEVKEGKEAPNFELTTLNGEKVKLSDYRGKKVILNFWATWCPPCIAEMPHMQNFYENNKDQGIEIVAVNLTKSEKGETNVADFSKKYSLTFDILLDKEGDIGMQYQAFTIPTSYIIDQNGMIIKKIVGPMDEPMMENLTKEID; from the coding sequence TTGAATAAACGCTTTTTATCTATATTCATTATCATTTTGGCGATCGTTATTATCTTTATGAATTTATGGAAGCCTTCTACATCAGAGGAGGAGGCTAAAGACATTCACAATTCTACACCGAAAGAAGAAGAGGTAGCTAATGAAAAGATTCCAGGGGTAGATCTTTCAGAAGTAAAGGAAGGAAAAGAAGCTCCTAACTTCGAATTAACTACATTAAATGGAGAAAAGGTAAAATTATCTGACTATAGAGGGAAAAAGGTCATCTTAAACTTTTGGGCGACATGGTGCCCGCCTTGTATAGCAGAAATGCCCCATATGCAAAACTTTTATGAAAACAATAAGGATCAGGGGATTGAAATAGTAGCTGTCAACTTGACGAAGTCGGAGAAAGGAGAAACAAATGTAGCGGATTTTTCAAAAAAATATAGTCTCACTTTTGATATCCTCTTAGATAAGGAAGGAGATATCGGTATGCAATATCAAGCTTTTACAATACCTACGAGCTATATTATTGATCAAAATGGTATGATCATAAAGAAAATTGTTGGTCCAATGGATGAACCAATGATGGAGAATTTAACGAAGGAGATTGATTAG